The proteins below are encoded in one region of Sander lucioperca isolate FBNREF2018 chromosome 11, SLUC_FBN_1.2, whole genome shotgun sequence:
- the ttc4 gene encoding tetratricopeptide repeat protein 4, which yields MASSEAQHDSDDGMDEFMDKFKTQRYKKGFSENNWEEEFNKVPMFMKTAPEEIDPHTYPELACLQAIIHDEDRPPEEQAKTLKDEGNEFFKEKNYEKAILSYTAGLKKKCGDQELNTVLLTNRAAAHFHLGNMRSALNDAAAAKKIKPDHLKALIRGAQSCIELRNFAEAVQWCDEGLKVHPTDKKLQELRAAADKHKRAAERDARKNKIKEKKLHGEKEALLAAIKDRGIKLLHSAKPRRRGSDSEDEGPSAALSPLSLDGLSSQEVTGAQVFLDEQRSLHWPVLFLYPEHRQTDFISAFCENNCFMDHLAVMFGEELPPWDEDRKYHSQNLQLYFEDEEKETFYQVNPEMSLLKVLQHKRFFVKAGTPSFIVLVKGSSFRKQFLTEKKIKGLNFPLKKT from the exons ATGGCGTCCTCTGAGGCGCAACATGACAGCGACGATGGCATGGACGAGTTCATGGACAAATTCAAGACCCAGAGATATAAAAAGGGCTTCAGTGAAAACAACTGGGAAGAG GAGTTTAATAAAGTACCCATGTTCATGAAGACAGCCCCCGAAGAGATTGACCCACACACATACCCAGAACTAGCTTGTCTCCAGGCCATTATCCATGATGAAGATAGACCCCCAGAAG AGCAAGCAAAGACACTGAAAGATGAAGGCAATGAGTTTTTCAAAGAGAAGAACTACGAGAAGGCCATACTGTCCTACACAGCAGGGTTAAAGAAGAAATGTGGAGACCAGGAGCTCAACACTGTCCTCCTCACCAACCGGGCAGCAGCGCACTTCCACCTGG GTAACATGCGCTCTGCCTTGAACGATGCTGCAGCTGCAAAAAAGATTAAGCCAGACCACCTTAAAGCCTTGATTAGAG ggGCTCAGAGCTGTATAGAGCTGCGTAACTTTGCAGAGGCCGTCCAGTGGTGTGATGAGGGACTCAAGGTCCATCCCACTGACAAGAAGCTGCAGGAGCtgagagcagcagcagataaACACAAG agagcagcagagagagatgcCAGAAAGAACAAgatcaaagaaaaaaagctgcatGGCGAGAAAGAAGCTCTTCTGGCTGCTATAAAG GATCGAGGCATCAAGCTCCTCCATTCGGCGAAGCCTCGTCGGCGCGGTTCGGACAGTGAGGACGAAGGCCCCTCAGCAGCGCTATCACCGCTGAGCCTGGATGGCCTCAGCTCTCAGGAGGTCACGGGGGCTCAGGTGTTCCTGGATGAGCAGCGCTCTCTGCACTGGCCTGTTCTCTTCCTCTATCCTGAACACCGGCAGACTGATTTCATCTCTGCTTTCTGCGAAAACAACTG tTTCATGGATCACCTGGCGGTCATGTTTGGAGAAGAACTCCCACCTTGGGACGAGGACAGAAAATACCACTCACAAAATTTGcag CTGTACTTTGAAGATGAGGAGAAGGAGACATTCTACCAAGTAAACCCAGAGATGTCGCTTTTAAAAGTGTTGCAGCATAAAAG GTTTTTTGTCAAGGCAGGCACTCCCAGCTTTATTGTTCTGGTGAAGGGTTCATCATTCAGGAAGCAGTTTttaacagaaaagaaaataaaagg ACTGAATTTCCCCTTGAAAAAGACATGA
- the pars2 gene encoding probable proline--tRNA ligase, mitochondrial has product MEPIMNLIWQRVFQRLHRTSVLPRRNHSGCAEHATVPASTNSRRIKPTLLVSRLYQPSNLRDVGLDSRLQGEMTCKSQRLMQQAGLIHPSNPGCYYYLPATVRSMEKLVRIIDQEMQGIGGQKLDMPSLCSADLWKTSERWDLMGKELFRLKDRHGTDYCLGPTHEEAVTTLVAHQTTLSYRQLPLLLYQITRKFRDEPKPKFGLLRGREFYMKDMYSFDVSEEAAYETYESVCQAYTRLFVRLGLRCVQVQADTGNIGGKLSHEFQLPADIGEDRLLVCGNCSFSANVETMSSDRTDCPQCKTGTLLESKGIEVGHTFYLGKKYSDIFNATFSNAQNKPSIAEMGCYGLGVTRILAAAIEVLSTEEGIRWPGLLAPYQACVLPPKKGSKVDEAAVLAEELVHTLGETMPCLRGEVVLDDRTQMTIGKRLKDARRLGYPYVIVVGQGALEATPRFEVICQQTGETMFLSKDGLLDLLGRVETV; this is encoded by the exons ATGGAGCCCATAATGAATCTGATCTGGCAGAGAGTCTTCCAGCGGCTCCACAGAACCTCAGTACTTCCCCGGAGAAACCATTCAGGTTGTGCTGAGCATGCCACTGTTCCTGCCTCCACCAACTCTAGACGAATCAAGCCCACACTCCTGGTGTCCCGCCTCTACCAGCCTTCAAACCTGCGTGATGTGGGGCTGGACAGCCGGCTGCAGGGAGAGATGACTTGTAAGAGTCAAAGGCTCATGCAGCAGGCTGGGCTCATCCATCCGTCCAACCCCGGTTGTTACTACTATCTACCTGCCACCGTCCGCTCCATGGAGAAGCTG GTGAGAATAATTGACCAAGAGATGCAGGGGATCGGTGGGCAGAAGCTGGACATGCCCAGTTTGTGCTCAGCTGATCTCTGGAAAACCAGTGAGCGCTGGGACTTGATGGGAAAGGAGCTGTTCCGATTGAAAGACCGCCACGGAACCGACTACTGCTTGGGTCCCACACATGAAGAGGCAGTGACGACTCTGGTCGCTCACCAGACGACTCTCTCCTACAGACAGCTCCCTCTGCTCCTTTATCAG atCACCCGCAAATTCAGAGATGAACCAAAGCCGAAGTTTGGTCTGCTTCGAGGGAGGGAGTTCTACATGAAGGACATGTACTCATTTGATGTGAGTGAAGAAGCAGCTTACGAGACCTATGAATCTGTGTGCCAGGCATACACCAGGCTCTTCGTCCGACTGGGTCTGCGTTGCGTTCAGGTGCAGGCGGACACGGGCAACATCGGCGGTAAACTCTCCCACGAGTTCCAGCTGCCAGCAGACATCGGTGAGGACCGGCTTCTGGTCTGTGGGAACTGCTCCTTCTCTGCTAATGTAGAAACCATGTCATCAGACAGAACTGACTGCCCACAGTGCAAAACTGGCACACTGCTGGAGTCAAAGGGTATAGAGGTCGGCCACACCTTTTACCTGGGTAAAAAGTACTCTGATATATTCAATGCCACTTTCAGCAATGCCCAGAACAAGCCTAGTATTGCGGAGATGGGCTGCTATGGTCTTGGGGTAACCCGTATTCTCGCTGCAGCCATTGAGGTGTTGTCAACAGAAGAGGGGATCCGCTGGCCAGGCCTCCTCGCGCCTTACCAGGCGTGTGTTTTACCACCGAAGAAGGGCAGCAAGGTGGACGAGGCGGCTGTCTTAGCTGAGGAACTGGTTCACACTTTGGGAGAGACCATGCCTTGTTTGAGAGGGGAAGTTGTTCTTGATGACCGTACACAGATGACCATTGGGAAGAGGCTGAAGGATGCCAGAAGACTAGGCTACCCGTATGTTATTGTAGTAGGACAGGGAGCTCTGGAGGCAACCCCCAGATTTGAGGTGATCTGTcagcagacaggtgagacaatGTTTCTCAGTAAAGATGGACTGTTAGATCTTCTGGGAAGAGTGGAAACTGTATGA
- the insl5a gene encoding insulin-like 5a, with amino-acid sequence MRALVVLPLLLCAVVCVVQVRAEVKAVKLCGREFLRAVVYTCGGSRWRRVLSESDMDGLPTGEQGSLESLSSSSPGSELTKRDMNNILTTVCCQVGCRKSDLTFLC; translated from the exons ATGCGTGCTCTGGTGGTtttgcctctgcttttgtgtgCAGTGGTGTGCGTGGTCCAGGTGAGAGCAGAGGTGAAGGCAGTGAAGCTATGCGGTCGAGAGTTCCTGAGGGCCGTCGTTTACACCTGCGGGGGCTCCCGTTGGAGGAGAGTCCTCAGTGAGTCAGACATGGACG GTTTGCCCACAGGGGAGCAGGGCAGTTTGGAGAGcctgagcagcagcagcccgGGCTCCGAGTTGACCAAACGGGATATGAATAACATACTGACCACCGTGTGCTGCCAGGTGGGTTGCAGGAAGAGCGACCTCACCTTCCTCTGCTGA